The DNA segment GGTCCGTGCTAAACGAACATCCACTGGATGTTCAGCACCCTACAAACATTCGAATTCCACCCTAATCGGGTTGTTTTCTCATGTTTGTTCGGGTCCCAAAGTCATGCTTTTTCATGCGAGCATGAAACGCAGGACCTTTTGACCCTGGTATCATATCACATAGTTGTCTCCGGACTGCATCTGCCAGTCCATCAGATCTTCTAACGTATACTTATCAACAATACCCTTAATTGCCTGATCTAATTTTTCCCAGAACAGCAATGTAGCACAATTCTCCGATCTAGGGCATTGATTCTCATCATCTTCCAGGCATTCCACCGGTGCAAGGCTTCCTTCGGTAAGTCTCAAGATAGAACCACAGGTATAATCCTTCGGGGACATGGCAAGACGGTACCCGCCTTGAGGTCCCCGGATACTTTTCAGATATCCCGCGCGGACTAGTATAGATACAATCTGTTCCAGATATTTGATGGAAATCTCCTGTCTGGATGCAATATCCTTAATGCGCACAGGTTCCCCGTTATCATGAAGCGCCAGATCAAGCATCATTCGAAGTGCATATCTGCCTTTTGTAGAAATTTTCATAAAGCAAATCACCTCCTTTATCCAAGATAAAGAGCCAAAAAGGTCTCATATCCGATAACGCAAGATATATACCTTTTGGCTCCCCTGATATTTACTGTACTGCTTTAAAGGCCTCATCGAGATCTTGGATAATATCATCAATATTTTCGGTACCAATTGACAGACGAATCGTATTCGGTTTGATTCCCTGCTCCAAAAGCTCAGTTTCATTCAACTGGGCGTGTGTCGTCGAGGCAGGGTGAATGACAAGAGATTTCACATCAGCTACATTTGCCAACAATGAAAACAGCTCAAGATTGTCAATAAAATCTTTTGCTTTTTGTGCATCACCTTTAATCTCAAAAGTAAAGATAGAGCCTCCGCCATTTGGGAAATACTTTTGATACAGGTCCTGCTGCTCAGGATCCGTGCTCACCGCCGGATGATGAACTTTCTCAACTTGCGGATGATTGTTCAGATATTCAACCACTTTCCGTGCATTTGATACGTGTCGCTCTACACGAAGAGAAAGTGTCTCAAGTCCCTGAAGGAAGAGGAATGAATGAAATGGTGACAGTGTCGCTCCGGTATCTCGAAGCAAGATTGCACGAATCTTCGTGACGAATGCCGCGGAACCCGCCGCTTCGGTAAAGCTTACTCCGTGATAGCTGGGATTAGGGTCTACCATTGACGGAAACTTGCCGGATGCTTTCCAGTCGAAGGTCCCGCCATCAACGATCACACCGCCAAGGGAGGTTCCATGTCCACCGATAAACTTCGTAGCTGAGTGAACAACGATGTCTGCCCCGTATTCGATCGGACGAACGAGGTATGGAGTGGCGAATGTATTGTCAACCACAAGGGGAATCTTATGGGTATGAGCAATCCTTGCAATTTTCTCAATATCTACCACCTCTGAATTCGGGTTTCCAAGTGTCTCAATAAAAATAGCTTTTGTGTTTTCCAGGATAGCATCTTCTATTTCTTTTTCATTGAAAATATCAACAAAAGTGGTCTTTACACCAAAATCCGGAAAAGTGTGTTCCAGAAAATTATAAGTTCCTCCGTAGATATTACCGGCAGATACAATATGATCCCCTTCATGAGCAAGGTTTTGGAATGTATAAGTAATAGCCGCTGCACCGGAGGCAACTGCAAGT comes from the Blautia liquoris genome and includes:
- a CDS encoding RrF2 family transcriptional regulator; protein product: MKISTKGRYALRMMLDLALHDNGEPVRIKDIASRQEISIKYLEQIVSILVRAGYLKSIRGPQGGYRLAMSPKDYTCGSILRLTEGSLAPVECLEDDENQCPRSENCATLLFWEKLDQAIKGIVDKYTLEDLMDWQMQSGDNYVI
- a CDS encoding O-acetylhomoserine aminocarboxypropyltransferase/cysteine synthase family protein, which gives rise to MSKKIERKDRKLKFETLQLHVGQENADPVTGARAVPIYATSSYVFDNCDHAAARFGLSDSGNIYGRLTNPTEDVFEQRMAALEGGVAALAVASGAAAITYTFQNLAHEGDHIVSAGNIYGGTYNFLEHTFPDFGVKTTFVDIFNEKEIEDAILENTKAIFIETLGNPNSEVVDIEKIARIAHTHKIPLVVDNTFATPYLVRPIEYGADIVVHSATKFIGGHGTSLGGVIVDGGTFDWKASGKFPSMVDPNPSYHGVSFTEAAGSAAFVTKIRAILLRDTGATLSPFHSFLFLQGLETLSLRVERHVSNARKVVEYLNNHPQVEKVHHPAVSTDPEQQDLYQKYFPNGGGSIFTFEIKGDAQKAKDFIDNLELFSLLANVADVKSLVIHPASTTHAQLNETELLEQGIKPNTIRLSIGTENIDDIIQDLDEAFKAVQ